The Bacillus pseudomycoides genome contains a region encoding:
- a CDS encoding non-ribosomal peptide synthetase — MGEVIDIYGLSPLQKGILFHTLYDQDDDYSFSYIVQVGFLLGGRLDVATFEKAWEYVIHRHEILRSVFVWEEVEKPLQAVYQSLPFTIRREDWSALSREEREKKLHQFLTADRRKGFLLDEAPLMRITAIKEAEEETRIIWTHHHILLDGWSVSLVLSEVMQVYLKMIKGEVFDLPKSLPYKKYIQWINKQDRSQAEKFWTEELKGFHAPTPLAMERSDQGQEKGYGESVYRLSEELTETLQEWVRNSQLTLNTLVQGAWAYLMSRYSGESDIVFGVTSSGRPTELVGAEKMVGLFINTLPTRIRVTDDTSVVDWLRKIQMKEMERRQYEYNSLVDIQGWSEVPRSSALFHTLYVFENYPIQGERNADIRLLEVQSAEQTNYPLTLIVMPGQEITLKLMYDRHHFNEETINRIQGHLSQTLIQMTKSSDSKLSEITHLTMEERAQLLEKWNDTQVEYSSESMIHALFEQQVEKTPEAISVIYENEQLTYRELNERANQLAHYLQKRGVGPESLVGVYMERSPQMLIALLGILKSGGAYVPLDPTYPENRLRYILEDARIEILVTQEKLEKIGISEQIETICMDQNRTAIEKEEPTTCTSSVTGKNLAYVMYTSGSTGNPKGVMIEHHSVINYLEWMQNQYPLSEKDVVLQKTPFSFDVSVWELFWGISVGACVSFLPPGGEKDPSIIAEVIEKHRVTVVQFVPSMLSVFLDYFDHIDLKLKCSSVRHVFSGGEELSPGLVRRFQQQWDQNRQVKLTNFYGPTEATIYVNAFDCQPNQEFVSIGNPIQNIQLYVLDQNQRLQSIGIEGELYIGGAGLARGYLNRPDLTAERFVPHPFQLGERLYRTGDLVRYLADGNLEFIGRMDHQVKIRGFRIELGEIEATLERYSSIKEAVVLVREDRPGDQRLVAYVISDGNIQKWREYLQNQLPNYMVPAHLVELEYFPLTPNGKIDRKALPAPDGQPMGDFNVQPRTPSEELIASVWSQVLGIENIGIQDSFFERGGHSLLATQIVSRLQEAFQIKIPLRELFKYDTVEALAKRLDQLCKGDKKREIPPLVPMIREESIPLSYAQKRLWFIDQLMPNSAMYNIHAACRLTGKWSLEALETGWNQLIERHESLRTVIQEREGEPVQQVQSYVFSPLPQMDLTNLSLEDREREMKRLIQNEAEEPFHLRQGPLIRTRILKVDKEEWVLLCTMHHIISDGWSMGILLEEWMAFYEGAISGKPMELKELSVQYADFAMWQKEWQKEENLDQHLQYWKEELAGELPVLQLPMDRPRPAVQTHHGASQSLMVANSLREKLKELSLQEGSTLFMTLMATYQSFLARYTGQDDILVGSPIANRNVKEIEGLIGFFANTLVYRTDFSGNPTFQELLSQIRKKALKAYEYQDIPFEKVVEAVKPERNTSHSPIFQTMFTLQNTKQELPQLSERNMELMESHTSVAKFDLSLFASETEEGLLLTFEYNTDLFNDATIERMAGHFEHWLYQIVSHPKDSLSELNMLPKVEYKRLLEEWNETGVVDIRESTIHTLFEEQVEKTPEAIAVVCEDEELTYRELNERSNQLAHYLQKRGVGCESLVGISVIRSSEMIVGLLGIMKAGGAYVPIDPAYPESRLRYILADAHIEILVTQEKLQQKMMLPESVDMICIDRDRAEIEQEVTTACTSEVTSDNLAYIIYTSGSTGNPKGVMIEHRSTVTMIHWAHQTYSRQELAGVLASTSLSFDLSVFEAFVPLTMGGKVIVAENALHLDKLSTEGVTLVNTVPSAAKELVRANTIPPSVKVMNLAGEPLPQSLVQHLYERSPIEKVYNLYGPSEDTTYSTYMRLEKDVMYKVPPIGRSISNTEVYVLSANQKMVPIGVVGELYIGGSGLARGYLNRPDLTKERFILHPFKEGERVYRTGDLVRYLPDGNLEYLGRVDHQVKIRGFRIELGEIEATLQSYSSVNEVVVMVREDHPGDQRLVAYVVGEGDAHTWRDYLKTQLPNYMVPAHFVGLTAFPLTPNGKIDRKALPVPEHKEAEGGYVAPRTPMEETIVSIWHQVLGIENIGIQDSFFEIGGHSLLATQAVSNLKEAFGIELPLHDLFTYHTVQELAERINQLLHSENKQMQDDSKKNISFQDYIQDEAAASNDEELLELLKQLEELSEEEAQGIFESNLAEEGVKR, encoded by the coding sequence ATGGGAGAAGTTATTGATATATACGGATTATCACCTTTGCAAAAAGGAATACTGTTTCATACTTTATATGATCAAGATGATGATTATTCTTTTTCCTACATTGTACAAGTAGGTTTCTTGCTCGGTGGTCGATTGGATGTTGCTACTTTCGAAAAGGCTTGGGAATATGTCATTCACCGACATGAGATTCTCCGTTCTGTTTTTGTGTGGGAGGAAGTAGAAAAGCCATTGCAAGCCGTTTATCAAAGTCTTCCTTTTACTATTCGTCGAGAAGACTGGAGCGCTCTTTCACGTGAGGAGAGGGAAAAGAAATTACACCAGTTTTTGACTGCTGATCGTAGGAAAGGATTTTTGTTAGACGAAGCACCGTTAATGAGAATTACTGCGATTAAAGAAGCAGAAGAAGAAACGAGAATCATTTGGACACATCATCATATTTTGTTGGATGGATGGAGTGTGTCCCTAGTCCTTAGTGAAGTGATGCAAGTTTATCTCAAGATGATAAAGGGGGAAGTATTTGATCTTCCTAAGTCTCTTCCTTATAAAAAATATATCCAGTGGATTAATAAACAAGATCGAAGTCAAGCAGAGAAATTTTGGACAGAAGAATTAAAAGGATTTCATGCACCTACGCCATTAGCGATGGAAAGAAGTGACCAGGGGCAGGAGAAGGGTTATGGAGAGAGCGTTTATCGGCTATCTGAGGAATTGACTGAGACTTTACAAGAGTGGGTGCGAAATAGTCAGCTAACATTAAATACGTTAGTACAAGGAGCATGGGCTTACTTGATGAGCAGGTATAGCGGCGAAAGCGACATCGTATTTGGTGTGACTAGCTCTGGACGTCCTACTGAATTAGTAGGAGCAGAGAAAATGGTTGGTCTATTCATTAACACATTGCCTACCCGAATTCGTGTAACGGATGATACATCAGTAGTAGACTGGCTTCGTAAGATACAGATGAAAGAAATGGAGCGGAGACAATACGAGTATAATTCGTTGGTCGATATTCAAGGTTGGAGTGAAGTTCCAAGGAGTAGTGCCTTATTTCATACCTTGTATGTGTTCGAAAATTACCCAATCCAAGGAGAGCGCAATGCTGATATAAGATTACTAGAGGTCCAAAGTGCAGAACAAACAAATTATCCTTTGACGCTCATTGTAATGCCAGGTCAGGAAATTACTTTGAAGTTGATGTATGACCGCCATCATTTTAATGAAGAGACAATAAATCGGATTCAGGGGCATCTATCGCAAACATTAATTCAGATGACGAAAAGCTCAGACTCAAAGCTATCTGAAATTACCCATTTAACAATGGAAGAGCGGGCACAACTGCTAGAGAAATGGAATGATACCCAAGTAGAATATTCATCTGAAAGCATGATTCATGCGTTATTTGAGCAACAAGTGGAGAAAACACCAGAAGCGATTTCGGTTATTTATGAAAATGAGCAGCTTACCTATAGAGAGCTGAATGAGCGTGCTAATCAGCTGGCTCACTATCTACAGAAGCGTGGTGTGGGTCCAGAGTCTTTAGTCGGTGTATATATGGAACGATCGCCACAAATGCTGATAGCGTTGCTAGGAATTCTAAAGTCAGGGGGAGCTTATGTTCCACTTGATCCTACGTATCCCGAGAATCGGCTACGCTATATATTAGAAGATGCTAGAATCGAAATACTAGTGACGCAAGAAAAGTTAGAAAAAATAGGTATATCCGAACAAATCGAAACAATTTGTATGGATCAAAATCGCACTGCGATTGAAAAGGAAGAACCGACCACATGTACAAGTAGTGTAACAGGAAAAAATTTAGCATACGTTATGTATACTTCAGGATCTACAGGTAATCCAAAGGGAGTGATGATTGAGCATCATTCGGTGATTAATTATCTTGAATGGATGCAAAATCAATATCCGCTTTCTGAAAAGGATGTGGTCTTGCAGAAAACACCATTCTCATTTGATGTATCTGTGTGGGAGTTGTTTTGGGGTATTAGTGTAGGAGCATGTGTATCTTTCCTGCCTCCAGGTGGAGAGAAAGATCCTTCCATAATAGCTGAAGTGATAGAGAAGCATCGGGTTACCGTTGTCCAATTTGTTCCTTCGATGCTATCTGTTTTCTTAGATTATTTCGATCATATTGATTTGAAACTGAAATGTTCGTCTGTGCGTCATGTGTTTTCCGGTGGGGAAGAGCTAAGTCCAGGATTGGTTAGACGATTTCAACAGCAATGGGATCAAAACAGACAAGTAAAATTGACCAACTTTTATGGACCAACAGAAGCAACCATTTATGTGAATGCATTTGACTGTCAACCTAATCAAGAATTTGTTTCTATTGGTAATCCAATACAAAATATTCAGCTGTATGTATTAGATCAGAATCAGCGCTTGCAATCGATAGGGATAGAGGGTGAGTTGTATATTGGTGGTGCAGGTTTAGCACGTGGATACTTAAACCGACCTGATCTCACTGCTGAAAGATTCGTTCCGCATCCGTTTCAATTAGGAGAACGGCTATATCGAACCGGAGATTTAGTAAGATATCTAGCGGATGGGAATTTAGAATTTATAGGAAGAATGGACCATCAAGTGAAGATACGTGGTTTTCGGATTGAGCTTGGAGAAATTGAAGCGACTTTAGAAAGATATTCGTCTATCAAAGAGGCTGTCGTGCTAGTGAGAGAAGATCGCCCAGGTGATCAGCGATTGGTAGCTTATGTGATAAGCGATGGAAATATCCAAAAGTGGCGAGAGTATCTCCAGAACCAATTACCGAATTACATGGTTCCAGCTCACCTTGTAGAGTTGGAATATTTCCCACTTACTCCGAATGGGAAAATCGATCGAAAAGCCTTACCAGCGCCGGATGGACAACCTATGGGAGATTTTAATGTCCAACCACGAACGCCATCGGAAGAGCTCATCGCTTCGGTTTGGAGTCAAGTGTTAGGGATAGAAAATATCGGCATTCAGGACTCTTTCTTTGAAAGGGGTGGGCACTCATTACTCGCTACCCAAATCGTCTCTCGATTACAAGAAGCATTCCAGATCAAAATCCCGCTACGTGAACTTTTCAAGTACGATACGGTGGAGGCATTGGCGAAGCGACTGGATCAGTTGTGTAAAGGAGACAAAAAACGAGAGATTCCACCACTTGTACCTATGATACGGGAAGAATCCATTCCGCTTTCCTACGCACAGAAACGCCTATGGTTCATTGATCAATTAATGCCAAATAGTGCGATGTACAATATTCATGCAGCATGTCGACTGACAGGGAAATGGTCACTTGAAGCATTGGAGACGGGATGGAATCAGTTGATTGAACGTCATGAATCATTGCGGACGGTAATTCAAGAGCGAGAGGGTGAACCCGTTCAACAGGTTCAGTCGTATGTTTTCAGCCCCCTCCCTCAAATGGATCTAACAAATCTCTCTTTGGAAGACAGAGAAAGAGAGATGAAGCGGCTCATTCAAAACGAAGCGGAAGAACCATTTCATTTGAGACAAGGTCCCTTGATTCGAACACGAATTTTGAAAGTGGACAAAGAGGAATGGGTACTCCTTTGTACGATGCATCATATTATTTCGGATGGATGGTCAATGGGAATCTTGCTCGAAGAATGGATGGCTTTTTATGAAGGAGCCATAAGTGGCAAACCAATGGAATTGAAGGAGTTATCTGTTCAATATGCGGACTTTGCCATGTGGCAAAAAGAATGGCAAAAAGAAGAGAATCTGGATCAGCACCTTCAATATTGGAAGGAAGAATTGGCTGGTGAGTTACCGGTCTTGCAATTACCGATGGATCGTCCTCGACCGGCTGTTCAAACCCACCATGGTGCAAGTCAGTCTCTGATGGTGGCAAACTCCCTACGGGAAAAGCTAAAGGAGTTAAGTCTGCAAGAAGGATCCACTTTATTTATGACCTTGATGGCGACGTATCAAAGTTTCCTTGCTCGTTATACAGGACAAGACGACATCTTGGTTGGAAGCCCGATTGCGAACCGGAATGTTAAAGAGATTGAAGGATTAATAGGTTTCTTTGCAAATACGTTGGTTTATCGAACTGATTTCAGTGGAAATCCGACGTTCCAAGAACTTCTGTCGCAGATACGAAAAAAAGCACTAAAAGCATACGAGTATCAGGATATTCCGTTTGAGAAAGTGGTAGAAGCCGTAAAACCTGAACGGAATACCAGTCATTCGCCGATTTTCCAAACCATGTTTACCTTACAGAATACGAAACAAGAGTTACCTCAGCTATCTGAAAGAAACATGGAGCTGATGGAAAGTCATACTTCCGTTGCCAAATTTGATTTGAGTTTATTTGCTTCGGAGACGGAAGAAGGATTATTGCTAACTTTTGAATATAATACTGATTTGTTTAATGACGCAACCATTGAACGAATGGCAGGCCATTTTGAACATTGGTTATATCAAATTGTATCTCATCCAAAAGATTCACTATCGGAACTGAATATGTTACCGAAAGTAGAATATAAGCGGTTACTAGAGGAATGGAATGAAACAGGTGTTGTGGATATACGTGAGAGCACGATTCATACACTGTTTGAGGAACAAGTAGAGAAAACGCCAGAAGCAATCGCGGTAGTGTGCGAAGATGAGGAACTAACGTATCGAGAACTGAATGAACGTTCCAATCAGTTGGCCCATTATCTTCAGAAACGGGGTGTGGGATGCGAATCATTGGTTGGAATTAGCGTTATACGTTCATCTGAGATGATTGTCGGCCTCTTGGGAATCATGAAAGCAGGAGGAGCGTATGTTCCGATTGATCCTGCGTATCCGGAGAGTCGGCTACGGTATATTTTAGCGGATGCTCATATCGAAATACTGGTGACACAGGAAAAGTTGCAGCAAAAAATGATGTTACCCGAATCCGTTGACATGATTTGTATTGATCGTGATCGAGCAGAAATTGAACAGGAAGTAACGACGGCGTGTACGAGTGAAGTGACAAGCGATAACTTAGCTTATATCATCTATACCTCAGGATCTACTGGCAATCCTAAGGGAGTGATGATTGAGCATCGGAGTACAGTGACGATGATTCATTGGGCGCATCAAACCTATTCCAGACAGGAATTAGCAGGAGTGCTAGCTTCAACTTCACTATCCTTTGATCTATCGGTTTTTGAAGCGTTTGTTCCCTTGACGATGGGTGGCAAGGTGATTGTCGCTGAAAATGCCCTTCACCTAGATAAGCTGTCTACCGAGGGAGTGACTCTGGTCAATACTGTGCCATCAGCAGCGAAGGAACTGGTTCGAGCAAATACAATTCCTCCTTCGGTAAAGGTGATGAATTTGGCTGGAGAACCGTTGCCGCAGTCACTTGTCCAGCACTTGTATGAGAGAAGTCCGATTGAAAAGGTGTACAACCTATACGGCCCATCCGAAGATACTACCTATTCGACGTATATGAGGTTAGAAAAGGATGTCATGTACAAGGTACCACCAATTGGTAGATCCATCTCCAATACAGAAGTATATGTACTCAGCGCGAATCAGAAAATGGTACCGATTGGTGTAGTGGGTGAGCTTTACATTGGGGGATCGGGCTTGGCGCGTGGATACTTAAACCGCCCTGATTTAACAAAAGAGCGTTTTATCCTGCACCCATTTAAAGAAGGGGAGCGAGTATACCGGACAGGAGACCTTGTGAGGTATCTACCGGACGGGAATTTGGAGTATCTCGGTCGAGTCGATCATCAAGTGAAAATCCGTGGATTCCGGATTGAACTAGGGGAAATTGAAGCGACGTTACAAAGTTATTCATCGGTTAACGAAGTCGTTGTGATGGTACGCGAAGATCATCCAGGTGATCAGCGTTTGGTTGCCTATGTAGTGGGAGAAGGAGATGCTCATACGTGGCGTGATTATCTCAAGACCCAGTTACCGAATTACATGGTTCCAGCCCATTTTGTCGGATTGACAGCATTCCCACTCACCCCGAATGGAAAAATTGATAGGAAAGCCTTACCTGTACCAGAGCACAAGGAAGCAGAGGGTGGTTATGTTGCCCCTCGTACACCTATGGAAGAAACAATCGTTTCAATATGGCATCAGGTTTTAGGCATAGAAAATATCGGAATTCAGGATTCGTTTTTTGAAATCGGTGGCCATTCATTACTCGCTACACAAGCTGTTTCTAATTTGAAAGAAGCCTTTGGAATTGAGTTACCACTGCATGATCTATTTACGTACCATACGGTGCAAGAATTGGCAGAACGGATTAATCAGTTGCTCCATAGCGAAAATAAACAAATGCAGGATGATAGTAAGAAGAATATAAGTTTTCAAGACTATATTCAAGACGAAGCGGCAGCGAGTAATGATGAAGAGTTACTTGAACTTCTTAAGCAATTGGAAGAGTTATCAGAGGAAGAAGCGCAAGGTATATTCGAGAGTAATCTGGCTGAGGAAGGGGTAAAAAGATGA